The sequence CCCCGGGTGCCAGTCGGCTCAGGCCTTCGCGTTCCCACCGGCGGCGGACCGTTGCGCTGTCGGCGTCGTCGATGCCCAGGACCCGGGCCCCCTGCCGGCGCAGCAGACCGCCGGCCGCGCAGCCGCTGCGCGCCAGGCCCACCACCCAGCAGGTCCGTCCCGCGAACTCGGACGCCATGATCCCCTCTACTGCAGCTTGATCGACGACATGCCCAGCAGCAGCAGCAGCACGCCGATGATCCAGAAACGCACGACGACCTGGGTTTCCGACCAGCCCGTCAGCTCGAAATGATGGTGCAGGGGCGCCATGCGGAAGAGCCGCTTGCCGCCCGTGCGCTTGAACCACGTCACCTGGGCCATGACGGACAGGGCCTCGGCCACGAACATGCCGCCGATGACCACGAGCAGGAATTCCTTCTTCACCAGGATCGCCACCGTGCCGAGGGCCCCGCCGAGGGCCAGGCTGCCCGTGTCGCCCATGAAGATGCGGGCCGGGTGGGCGTTGAACCACAGGAAGCCGATGCCCGCCCCCACCACCGCGGCGCAGTACACCGTCAGTTCGCCCGCCTCCGGCAGATTCAGCAGGTTCAGGTAGTCGGCGAAGACCGCGTGGCCCGTGAGGTAGGCGATCACCGCATAGCCCGCGAAGGCCAACGAGCTGAGGCCGATGGCCAGGCCGTCCAGGCCGTCGGCGAGGTTCACCGCGTTGCTGGTGCCGGTGACGACCAGGATCACCAGCGGGATGTAGAACCAGCCCCAGTTGATGAAC comes from bacterium and encodes:
- a CDS encoding phospho-N-acetylmuramoyl-pentapeptide-transferase; the protein is MFYHLLFPLSEHYALFNVFKYITFRSAYATVTALLISFIFGGWVIRKLEQMQIGETIDTDGPQHHQKKSGTPTMGGVLVLTAIVIPTLLWADLSNRMVLLALLGTVWMGVIGFIDDYLKVVKKRPKGMIGRFKLVGQVSYGLILGSILYFGGNGDFVAHTSVPFLKDVFINWGWFYIPLVILVVTGTSNAVNLADGLDGLAIGLSSLAFAGYAVIAYLTGHAVFADYLNLLNLPEAGELTVYCAAVVGAGIGFLWFNAHPARIFMGDTGSLALGGALGTVAILVKKEFLLVVIGGMFVAEALSVMAQVTWFKRTGGKRLFRMAPLHHHFELTGWSETQVVVRFWIIGVLLLLLGMSSIKLQ